The Candidatus Poribacteria bacterium genomic sequence CCATGAATCTTTGAATGCTGCGCCCGCTGCCTCGCTCTCCACCGGTGCCTCAAAGGTTCGATTGGAATTAAAGGGTGGGTCGAGGTAGATCAGGTCTATAGTGTCTGTGTCAAGACCGCGAAGTACATGCAGATTGTCCCCTTCAAAGATGGTTCGGTTCTCGACATTCATTCTATTGCCTATAAATAGAGTCATGTAGGCACGCTTAAAGACGCGCCTACGAAGGGCATAGCGTTTTATCGGCGCGCTTTGAGCGTGCCCCATGTTACAGCGAGTTTTGCCTTGGGATCAACAGAGAGTCCTTTGTCAGATTTGAAGTTTTGATTGACCTCGGCTTCTTCAAGAATGCGGTCATAAACGCTAAATTCGTCAATGATGCCGGTAAACACACCGAACTCGCCATCAGCTCTACCATCCAAACCAATGAAAATATGACTTTCAAAATCCTCTTCAGGAAATTAGGCGAGGTTGAGTACTCCCTCGGTTGTCGCTTCGCCATCAACAAAGAATTGGACCTTACTATCCTCAGGTGTGCCTGCGACAGCGATGTGGTGCCACTTGTTGTCATCAATGTTGTTTCCTACGTCTTCAACATTGCCTACCCAACCGGTGTCAAGGTTGAGGACGCTATTGCGAACCCACAAGGTCTTGGGTCCCTTATCATCGGTCCCTGGGCCACCGGTTTTCGCGAAAATGACACCCGGACCCGAGTTGTCGGTTTTTATCCATGCCGTCCAAGTGAAGTCGCTGTTGAAATCAAAGTCTTCAGGACTATCAATCTCGACGAAGTTCGCTTCGTTTCCATCAAACTCTAACGCATCGCCAATTTTACCAGTAACCTTTTTCAGGTTCCCGTTGATAGTCCCGTCGTAATTACCTGTCCCATCCGTAACGGTCTTTCCGCTAATGTTGTTTGCATCGAAACTCCAATAACCCACCAATCCATCCTCAACAATTTGGGCAGATAGGTTGGTCGCGATTAGACTAATAGTGAAAATTAATATCACAAAGTTAACTTTCTGTAGCACAATTAAATCTCCTTTGATTTGGTAGAATATGGAAATCTGCAAGTCGTATGCCACAGTGTGGCACCCTCATCCATTAAAAATCTTCCTGAGAATTAGAAACGCGCCGCCGACAACGATGATAAACAGCGCGACGGAAAAGACGAAGGCGAAAATTGCTTGCAAAATTTGGAAGAGAATCAGGATACATACAACAAATATGAATATCCCGAAAATGATGAGTAAAATTTTTCCCATACGTTAATGTATGTGGATATGGATCCACGTGTTGCAGCTTATCAAGAGGCGCGCTTAAAAAGCGCGCCCGGTTGTTATTGTTCACATCAATCCATCGTCCTATTAGAGATGGATTGCTTTAGTAGCGCGCTTTGAGCGCGCCCCAAACGGTTGGAAGTTTGCCAGTTGCCTGAATGGCAAGAATTTGTTTTGGTGTGCAATCGTCAGGCGTATCGCAAATTGCCCAATTGTCAAATGAAACAATGGTTAGCGCGGGGGGACCTCTGCTTGAACCCCCGTTAAGACCAACTTGTCCACTCTCAGGTCTGACATTTCCAAAGTCGAGTTTGCTTTCAAGAAGCCACTTTTTGGGTTCTTCTTCGCCATCTTCCCAGATTTTACCGGTAAACCCTTTGTCGGATATTTCGGCTTTCATCCAGTACCATTTACCGATTTCTACGATATCAAACGGAGGTTTGGTATCGTTCTGTTTCCAAGCGAGATGGTCATTGAGGAATTCCATGTTATTGAGGAAATGATGAATCAGAAAGGCGTAACCCGAGGCATCTCCCGGATCAAGACGAAACCCAAGTCCACAACGGGCAAGATCGTGGTCTCCCCATTCATCAACACGAATCATCACCAATCCAGTATGCGGTTCTTTAAAACCACCATCAAGAACAAGATAGGTGTGATCGCCCGGAGATTCGTGGGTTTGGCTGATAACGCCGCCCTCTTCTACCCATTTGCCTTCATGGTTCTTAAATTCATATTTACCATCAATTTTCCCATCGTCAAAATTGTCAAGGTATAAAACCTTACCAAAGCTGCTGGAAGTCCAGACAAAAATGGCGGCATATACCAGCGTGAAGAGGAGATATTTGTGGGTTGATAAACTCTTAACAACGTTCATCGGAACAACCTCCTTCAAGGTAGCATCTTGTTGATTTAGTTTCCTAATGTTGGATCAAGAGTTCTCGTCCGAATAGATTTTTTATTCTCACGGGGTTGCGCGGCGTTTGCCACCGTCCATATAAAGCGTACTCCCAAACATATAGGAGCAAGCCTCAGAGGCTAAGAATGTCACGACATTCGCCACCTCCTCCGGCTCTGCGATACGTCCTGCAGGCAGTTCTTGTCCAAGTTCCTGCAATAATTCCTCAACATCGCGTCCTTCACGCTTGGCTCTTGCACTTTGCTGCGTGCGTGCTCGACCAGTATTGGTCAACCCCGGGCAAACAGTATTGACCAAGATTCCGTCACCTGCGACAGCATCAGAGAGTGCCCGTGTGATGTTCAGAATAGTGATATTCGCAGCTCCTGTCGGTATGTTACCACGGGTGGGACTCGTGCCAGCGGCACCTGCTATATTGACAATTCGTCCCCACTGATTCTCCCTCATATACGGAATAACCAGTTGTGACATTCGTAGATAACTGTAGGTTTTCAATGAAAGTGCTTCATCAATCATTTTCGGCGACAGCCCTAAAATATCAGCGTTCCGCGCAGCACCGACATTATTGACGAGGATGTCAACACCGCCAAAACGGTCTATCGTCTCCTGCACCACTTTTTCACAACTCGCTTGTGTAGTTAGATCCACCGCAACGGTATGTCCTTTTCCGCCGGTCTGCTCAAGTTCCACAAGGGTTTGATTGAGTATGTCTTCAGTCCGGGCAGCAATGCAAACGTGAACACCTTCAAGTGCGAGTGCAAGCGCGCACTGTTTACCAATGCCGCGACTACCGCCGGTAACAATTGCACGTTTTCCGCGGAGTCCTAAATCCATGGATCAACTGTCCTCATACATTTCACTTAGTCTGTATAAGATAAGATAAGATGTCCACCTCAATTGGTAGACATCTCATTTTCAACACGATGCGTGTCTCAAAGGATACTTATTGGGAGGACTTAAGTGAACCCCAAGTTGTTGCTATTTTCCCAGCGGCTTCAACGGCTAATGCGCCTTCAATACCCTCACCGAGTTTTGCTACGTCATCATCAGAGAGTACTGTGTCAAAGACAACGACTTCATCAATGATACCGTTCCACTGACAGCGTTTGCCACAGCCTGGGTCAGCACCGATATAGACCTCTTCGGGAGATGCCCACGGTGGTCCTTTTGCATCCTCGGAGTTTTGCAGTTTGCCGTTAACATAGACATGGAGTCGTGATCCATCCCATGTGCCAACGAGATGAATCCACTCTTTAGCAGGAAGTTCATCACCGAGGACCTCAAGTTTCGCGCCCCCGTTGGCAACACGGATGTGAAAGGCAGCCTGCGTGCTATTTTGCCCGTTTTCATGTGCTCCGGTTCCGAGTAAGAACTGCGACCACGTCGAACATCCAAGCCCTTTCCATATCACACATTTCCCATTCGGGTCTTCCGCTGCATAGACCCAAGAATGGACTGAGAACCCTTTGGAATCTTTGAAATCCAAGGCGGCTAACGTTTTGTCTTCACCCTTGGTACCGAGTTTGACCCAAGTGTCTGCACCGTTAAATTCCAACCCACCGCCGAATTTGCCTTTCGCCCATTTCAGGTCGCCGACAAATTCACCGTCGGTTCCGTTACCGGAAAGATCCTTTACCTCTTTACCTTTACCTTCTTCAAAGGTCCACATCCCTGCAATGTCGTCTTCATCAAACGCGGCGTGGCTTGTAGCCATCACAGCGAAACCGAGAGCAATGATAGCAACTGCAGTCAGTATGTAATTCAGATAGCGTTTTGCCAAAAACATATTTATTTCCTCTCTGGAAAAGTGATTCGGTGATCACTTCTCCGTTATTTCTTGAGACTGCCCCATGTGACAGCCAATTTCTCTTTTGCGTCCACAGCGAGCGTTGTTTCCAAACCGTCATTCATAACCGCTTGGATATCGTCTTCGTCGAGAACGGTGTTGAAAATAATGAACTCGTCTATCAACCCTTCCCACTGTCTTGATTGACCCCAGTCACCAATCCGAGCTGGGTCGAGGACCCCGGGGTTTCCACCCCAATCGTTTTCGATATCGAGTTCGCCGTTAACGTAAAAACGAATTTTCTTTTCCGTCGCGCTGTAGGCGGTGGCGATGTGGACCCATTTGTCCATCTGATCCCCTGCTAACATATAGTTCGCAAAGGTATCATTCCCACCTGGATTACTGTGAATGGAGAACTCAACCTTATTATTCGGGTGCATCTGGTAATGGATGTCCCCGGCTTTCCAACCGTTGACGTTGAAGAAAACACGCCATGCTGCCTCGCGTCCAGTGGATTTGACCCAATGCGTGAAGGTAATTTCTTCAAATTCGCCGATCCGTTTCGGAATTTCGACCCATTCGTCTGAGCCGTTGAGTTCGAGCGCGTCCCCGATTTTGCCTGTAACAAATTTGCCACCTTTTACTTCGCCATCAAATCCGTTTCCAGACACGTCCTCGGCATCGCCTTCAAACAACCATGCCGCTGCAATCATATCTTCGTTGATCTCAGCAGAACCAGTTAGACTCACACTCAACATGAGCATCAGGCTGAGAATAATTGTTATACCTCTTGCGTTTAACAAATCTACCTCCTACGTGTTACCGGAAGACCGGTAAATCGTGTATATTTTCCGGTTCTTCCGAAATATTCTTATGCTGCGCATAGTTTAACCAATTGTAACATAAAAAATATGGAAATACCACCTCTTTTTAAGACTGGAAATGTTCACCGAAGGGTTAAACAAATCTATCCTTATGTGGACTGGCTTCCCATTGGGCACGCCACGTCTGCCACGGCGTTGGACATTGCCGAGCTGTGCTTTCACGCGCAGGGCATGCGATCGCTTCGTGCCAAAGCCCATCAAGTGAAGTGGCAGTCGGGCTGAACCGAAAATCCACCGACCATCGGATGATGTCGCTGCGGTTGAATAGCGACCGATGGAAGACCAGATTGTTGAAAACAAGCAGGTCACCCTTCTTCATCTCTAAGGTGTGAATGTCGGTGTCAGATGATGTGGGAGAGAGCTCCGGCACAGCGAATGCCTCACCGGGAACACGGTGATAGGTTTGAAGACCCGACTTATGGCTTCCGGGCAGGAATTGCAAAGCACCGTTTTCCGTTTTGACATCGACGAGTGGAAGCCAAACGGTGAGATGCGTATCTGTTTCGGTGTTCGGCATATATGCGCTGTCTTGGTGCCATGGGAGTGTCGTCAACTTTTCGTTTGGAAGTTTTGGACGTACCCAAAAGTCGCCGTTGAACTGAATATCACTTCCGATAAGGGATTCTAAGACATCTAGCACCTTTGGATGGGTTATCAGATCAAAGAGTGCTTCGCTGAAGACAAGCGTATGCCAGCCAAAGACCTCGTTCTCTCTGCCACAGGCTTTTAGGACAGCATGCCAACGGTGTTCAAAAGACATCTCTTTGTATGTATCCGAGATGACACCTTCGTTATAGAGTTCAGTAGCGCGTGCATCAACGACTTCAGAGATAACAGCAATTAACGGAGCAAGATCAGACTCAGCCAGTGCCGATTGGACGACAAGGTACCCCTGTTCCGTAAATTTTTCAGAATTCGTTCCCATTGTTTTTAACGTAGCGTTTTGATTGCCCCCCAAGTAGTCGTTAGTTTTCGTCCCGGTTTCACAAGAAGTGGGTCCATAGCGTCCTCAACAGCGATGGCTTCGTCCCAGAATGCGACCTCGTCAACAGCACCACCATAATGGTTCTGACCATTGCGACTGCCGATCGTAAAGGGTAAGCCCTCAGTGATATGAACGGCATCATTACTGGGCATCTCGCCTTCCAGCTTTCCATCAACGTAAGCCTTCACGGACTTACCGTCATAGGAACCGAAAATGTGATACCACTTTCCAATCTCAAGCGCAAAATTGCCAACACAACAGACGAGATTGTTGCCAGGACCAGTGGAGACGTAAAAGGAGAGTGTCCCGTCAGGTTCAATGAAAAAACCGTAACTCCAGTTGAGATGGATACCCTTTTCAGCAACCGCTACCCACGAACCAAGTTTCGTTGGATTAATCCATGCCGACATAGATAGTGCTTTTAATTCAGAAATTGCCGGTGCGTCCGGTATTTCAACATAGTCCGTGCTGCCGTTGAATTCTAATGCCTCACCGAATTTTCCGGCTATCACCTTCGGATTTCCACGGATAACGCCATCGTGACCGTTCCCACTCAGATCGTTCGCCTCGTCTGCCTCGTCAAAAGACCAATACCCCACCAATCCTGCATTTGCTGTGAGACTGACAATGCCAGATAGGAAGAAGATCAGACACACAATTTTTGAAAGGGACACGATTATACCTCAATTCAAGTGAGCATATGGCGAGGTTCAGAGGCGAGGATACAATCCTCGCCCGCGGCGGTTGCGGTTCAATAAGGTGATACGCGCTTGTAAGACACCCCACGACGGTTCGCGAAGACGTGACAAAGCGTCCACTATAGTTTTTCTCTCAGTTTATCCATCAGTCCATCCGGTGGGTCAAACGGGAGATCAATCACTTCGTTAGTGATACCGCTATAGTAAATTCCCAAAAGCAGATTGAACTCTGCAAGCGACTGTTCAAGATGCGTGGGATGTACCTTGCTTTCGTCGTCCAACCAATCGAAGACCGCCTCGGTGAGGTTGCCTTGCGCGATGACATCCTGTTCTCCATAACTGAGTGGACCGCCTTCATAACCGCCCTCATGGGTTGAGCGTTCCCAACTGCTGAATCGCCAATGCACGAACCCTGTCGTCCCCACGACAAAAACGCGTTTGTGGAAGAAGACAACCGGATCGTCGGACGCGGTCGGTGCGATGGCTGTCCCGAACGCAACAGAAACATGAAGTCCGTTCTCGTACTGGACGCGCGCGCTCGCATATTGCGGTGAGGGTTGGGCTGAATCTAAGTGTTCGGCACCAGATATCTGACCGAGCACTCGTACCGGACGGGAGTTGTCAATATAGGAAGACACCAATTGCAACACGTGCGGACCTTGGTCAACGGGTGTGCTCCGTGCGCTCGCATCAATGAACTTAATCTCCCCGATACGTCCCGCTGCCACATCTGCTTTTAATTCAAGGTTTTGTGGGTGGAAGTTGAGTTGTGTGTTGACGACGAACTTCGTTTTCGTCTCTTTGGAAAGTTCGGAAATTTGTTTCCAATCCTCGCTTTCAACGGCGATCGGTTTCTCGACGATCGCTGCTGGAACACCCGCATCGGATGCTTGTTTCATCAGCGGGTAACGAATGCGCTCGTTGCTACCCCGCAGCACCGGTGCTGTGACGATATGGAGGACATCGGGTTTCTCTTTTTCAAGCATTTCGTCCAAGTCAGTGTAGCGTGATGAGATGTCGAAATCGTCTCCGAATTTGTTGAGTAATTCTTCGTTCATGTCGCAGATTGCGGCGAGTTTACCGCCTTTGACGAAACGGTAAGCATCGGCGTGCGCACGGGCGCGGCCACCACACCCTAACATTGCGGTTTTATACACAGAAATGTCTCCTTTAATATTTTGTAAACCAAGGTAAATGAAAGTTAGTAGGAAAAATATAGGATAACTTGTGGAAAAACTACAGTACGGTTTATTCGTCGTTTTCGTTCAATGCCTGCGTGAAATCTGCCGGCGTTTCCACCCGCATTGCAACACTGAACAATTGCTCGAGGCGTTGCAGATCATCAATCGCATCCAGCGTTGATTTGAAGGTCTGCGCTGCATCAAACTGGAATCGAAATTTTAGAACCTTGAGGATACACTTGCGACTGGTTTTTTGAGCACCTTGCTGGAACCCTTGCTGAAATCCTTGTTCGTATGCTTTTTTCTTTAAATATTCAACAATAGGCGGTTGTTGCACAGTTTCCTCCAATCAGCAACACGGTGCAGTGGTTCATTTGTTTTTTTCGTTCAACGCTTGCGTGAATTCTTCAGGACTTTCCACCCGTAATGCGGTGCGAAAGAGCTGCTTGAGACGCTGCAGATCCTTAATTGACTCCAAATCAGATTTAAAAGTCTCTGCAACTTCAGGTTGTAATTGAAATGCAAGTATCTCAAGGATATTCTCACGAGTGGTTTCTTGAGCACCTTGTTCGCGTGCTTGCGGTGCTAAGTATTCAGCGATGGAAGATTGTTGCATGGTTTCCTCCGAAATAATCTCTAAAATCGTTTGCGCATCGTAAACTAAATTTCCCAAGACAGCGAGACTCCCAAGATACTCCGGCTTGTTGGGGACATCAATGCCATCCGCAGTTTGGACACAACGGCGAAGCCACTCTTCTTCATTTATATCCACTGGGCGTTTCATGAGCGGCGTGAAGGGTATCAATCCCACAGGCTTCAAATCAAGAATTTCCTGTCCATCCATCTCAATTAGACGAAAAACCTGATATTCAATCGAAATATTATGACCTTCCAGATTTTGCGCAAATTTTCCCGGGTCCTTATTACCTGCATCAGGACGCAGGTAGATAACATTGGAATATACCGGTAACCGATAGACTTCAATGGCTCGAATGATATAACCCGCCATTCGGAGTGGCATTTCAGGATTGTAACTATCGGTAGTTTGAAACTCGAAATGCACCAGTACCTCTTGACCATCACGCAGTACTTTAATGAGCGTATCTGCTTGGTGCATCTCAACGGTAGGTTGCTCGGGTGTAACAACCTCCAGGACAGTGATATTTGTCAATCCGAATTTGAAGCAGAGATTTACGAAATCTTGAGGATTTGTTTCGATCTGTTTCTTAGAGGCAGTATCAAAACTTGCCATCCGACTCCTTTCTCGGTTTTAGTGCATCTCTTTTTGGAAATTATAGCACAAGTTGGGGGGTATGTCAATTTTTTGAAGGAGTCTGCGGCAGGATGATGTCTCACCTGCCGCTATACTTGTCAGCGTTTACAACTTTTCTCGAAGCGAGTCCATCAAGCCATCAGGTGGTTCAAACGGTAGATCAATAATCTCGTTTGTTATCCCACTATAGTAAATCCCTAAGAGTAAATTGAACTCTGCGAGTGATTGCTTGAGATGCGTTGGGTGTACGTTGTTCTCATCGTCGAGCCAATCAAAGACCGCCTCCGTGAGATTGCCTTGTGCAGCGATGTCCTGTTCGCCATAGTTGAGTGGTCCACCTTCGTAGCCACCCTCTGGGGTTGCACGTTCCCAACTGCTGAAACGCCAATGCACAAAACCTTTCGTCCCGACGACAAAAACACGTTTATGCGCAACAGTGCTCTCACTGTCCGATGCCAACGTTCCCATGCCAGTGCCAAACGCAAGAGAGACGTGGAGGCCGTTCTCATATATGGCTTGTCCAGCGGCATGCATGGGAGACGGCTGCGCCGAGTCTAACTGCTCTCTCCCCGCGATTTGACCCAGCACCCGTACTGGACGCGAGTTATCAATATAGGAAGACACCAACTGCAGCACATGCGGTGCTTGATCAACGGGCGTACTGCGCGCACTCGCATCAATGAACTTAATCTCGCCGATACGTCCTTCGGCGACATCCCGCTTCAATTCAAGGTTTTGTGGATGGAAGTTAAGTTGTGTATTGACGACAAACTTCGTTTTCGTCTCTTCCGCTAACTCAGCAATCTGTTTCCAATCTTCGCTCTCGACAGCGATCGGTTTCTCTACAATCGCCGCAGGAACACCGTGGTCGGATGCTTGCTTCATCAACGGATATCGGATACGCTCACTCGTCCCACGCAGCACTGGTGCGGTGACGATGTGGAGGACATCCGGCTTCTCTTTCTCAAGCATCTCATCAAGGTCAGTGTAGCGTGAGGAAACGTCGAAGTCGTCCCCAAAACTGTTGAGGAGTTCTTCATTCATATCGCAGATTGCGGCGATTTTGCCGCGTTTGACGAAGCGGTAGGCACTTGCATGGGCACGGGCACGACCCCCACACCCTAAGAACGCTGTTTTATACATAAAATGTCTCCTTACGATATTAAGCAAGTTTGAATTATAGTAAAATCTACAATTAATTAGACGTTATGGAAGGGCGAGGTTACAAACCTCGCCAGCGGTGGTGAAGTGTTTTGTGTTTTCCAAAGTGTCCTTTTATTTTCGGATTTCACCATAAATGGACGTTTTTGATCTTCATAAGCGTTGGAAAGTTGGAAGTCTGGAAGTTCAAAGGACAGCGAACACGGTATTTCTTTCAACCTTGCTCCTCTTCCACACTTCCTCAAAACCTAAGATTGCTTAACAGGAAAAAATATCGGTTAACGTTTTATAGCCTCTCTCGAAGTACATCAATTAACCCATCGGGTGGCTCAAATGGTAGATCTATAATCTCATTTGTTACACCACTATAGTAGATTCCGAGAAGTAAGTTGAACTCCGCAAGCGATTGCTTGAGATGTGTCGGATGCTGCTTGTTGTCATCATCTAACCAATCGAAAACGGCTTCGGTGAGGTTACCCTGTGCGACGACATCCTGCTCTCCGTAGTCAAGCGGACCGCTTTCGTAACCACCCTCTGGTGTGGCGCGTTC encodes the following:
- a CDS encoding SDR family oxidoreductase gives rise to the protein MDLGLRGKRAIVTGGSRGIGKQCALALALEGVHVCIAARTEDILNQTLVELEQTGGKGHTVAVDLTTQASCEKVVQETIDRFGGVDILVNNVGAARNADILGLSPKMIDEALSLKTYSYLRMSQLVIPYMRENQWGRIVNIAGAAGTSPTRGNIPTGAANITILNITRALSDAVAGDGILVNTVCPGLTNTGRARTQQSARAKREGRDVEELLQELGQELPAGRIAEPEEVANVVTFLASEACSYMFGSTLYMDGGKRRATP
- a CDS encoding LamG domain-containing protein, which codes for MFLAKRYLNYILTAVAIIALGFAVMATSHAAFDEDDIAGMWTFEEGKGKEVKDLSGNGTDGEFVGDLKWAKGKFGGGLEFNGADTWVKLGTKGEDKTLAALDFKDSKGFSVHSWVYAAEDPNGKCVIWKGLGCSTWSQFLLGTGAHENGQNSTQAAFHIRVANGGAKLEVLGDELPAKEWIHLVGTWDGSRLHVYVNGKLQNSEDAKGPPWASPEEVYIGADPGCGKRCQWNGIIDEVVVFDTVLSDDDVAKLGEGIEGALAVEAAGKIATTWGSLKSSQ
- a CDS encoding LamG domain-containing protein, whose product is MLNARGITIILSLMLMLSVSLTGSAEINEDMIAAAWLFEGDAEDVSGNGFDGEVKGGKFVTGKIGDALELNGSDEWVEIPKRIGEFEEITFTHWVKSTGREAAWRVFFNVNGWKAGDIHYQMHPNNKVEFSIHSNPGGNDTFANYMLAGDQMDKWVHIATAYSATEKKIRFYVNGELDIENDWGGNPGVLDPARIGDWGQSRQWEGLIDEFIIFNTVLDEDDIQAVMNDGLETTLAVDAKEKLAVTWGSLKK
- a CDS encoding phytanoyl-CoA dioxygenase family protein — protein: MGTNSEKFTEQGYLVVQSALAESDLAPLIAVISEVVDARATELYNEGVISDTYKEMSFEHRWHAVLKACGRENEVFGWHTLVFSEALFDLITHPKVLDVLESLIGSDIQFNGDFWVRPKLPNEKLTTLPWHQDSAYMPNTETDTHLTVWLPLVDVKTENGALQFLPGSHKSGLQTYHRVPGEAFAVPELSPTSSDTDIHTLEMKKGDLLVFNNLVFHRSLFNRSDIIRWSVDFRFSPTATSLDGLWHEAIACPARESTARQCPTPWQTWRAQWEASPHKDRFV
- a CDS encoding LamG domain-containing protein, with product MSLSKIVCLIFFLSGIVSLTANAGLVGYWSFDEADEANDLSGNGHDGVIRGNPKVIAGKFGEALEFNGSTDYVEIPDAPAISELKALSMSAWINPTKLGSWVAVAEKGIHLNWSYGFFIEPDGTLSFYVSTGPGNNLVCCVGNFALEIGKWYHIFGSYDGKSVKAYVDGKLEGEMPSNDAVHITEGLPFTIGSRNGQNHYGGAVDEVAFWDEAIAVEDAMDPLLVKPGRKLTTTWGAIKTLR
- a CDS encoding Gfo/Idh/MocA family oxidoreductase — protein: MYKTAMLGCGGRARAHADAYRFVKGGKLAAICDMNEELLNKFGDDFDISSRYTDLDEMLEKEKPDVLHIVTAPVLRGSNERIRYPLMKQASDAGVPAAIVEKPIAVESEDWKQISELSKETKTKFVVNTQLNFHPQNLELKADVAAGRIGEIKFIDASARSTPVDQGPHVLQLVSSYIDNSRPVRVLGQISGAEHLDSAQPSPQYASARVQYENGLHVSVAFGTAIAPTASDDPVVFFHKRVFVVGTTGFVHWRFSSWERSTHEGGYEGGPLSYGEQDVIAQGNLTEAVFDWLDDESKVHPTHLEQSLAEFNLLLGIYYSGITNEVIDLPFDPPDGLMDKLREKL
- a CDS encoding Gfo/Idh/MocA family oxidoreductase gives rise to the protein MYKTAFLGCGGRARAHASAYRFVKRGKIAAICDMNEELLNSFGDDFDVSSRYTDLDEMLEKEKPDVLHIVTAPVLRGTSERIRYPLMKQASDHGVPAAIVEKPIAVESEDWKQIAELAEETKTKFVVNTQLNFHPQNLELKRDVAEGRIGEIKFIDASARSTPVDQAPHVLQLVSSYIDNSRPVRVLGQIAGREQLDSAQPSPMHAAGQAIYENGLHVSLAFGTGMGTLASDSESTVAHKRVFVVGTKGFVHWRFSSWERATPEGGYEGGPLNYGEQDIAAQGNLTEAVFDWLDDENNVHPTHLKQSLAEFNLLLGIYYSGITNEIIDLPFEPPDGLMDSLREKL